In Syntrophorhabdales bacterium, one DNA window encodes the following:
- the yqeC gene encoding selenium cofactor biosynthesis protein YqeC has protein sequence MWRFRRIDPGRVLSELTLDSHYVSFIGAGGKTSLIEHLASVGIRHKKRAVITTTTKIWVKEPYALLSELHSGRAMPDFMRVGKSVEQRKLTGLEPQEVAALGSNFDLVLIEADGSKGKPLKYPANYEPVIPSFSDRVILIAGLDALSGRLDEQVFRHELFERATGTRADAHITPSLFLRFMEDDAMMKGVDRDKCVIVLNKYDACAEKHAVPGIAKAVLEASGVGRVLVCSILFETYYDVIRV, from the coding sequence ATGTGGCGTTTTCGAAGGATTGATCCTGGACGCGTCTTATCTGAACTCACCCTCGACAGCCATTATGTAAGCTTCATCGGCGCAGGCGGTAAGACGAGCCTCATAGAGCATCTCGCATCCGTAGGAATCAGACACAAGAAGCGCGCGGTCATCACGACCACGACAAAGATATGGGTGAAAGAGCCCTACGCGCTCCTTTCCGAGCTGCATAGTGGACGTGCGATGCCCGATTTCATGCGCGTGGGCAAGTCGGTTGAGCAGAGAAAACTTACGGGTTTAGAGCCGCAGGAGGTCGCGGCACTCGGTTCAAACTTCGATCTTGTACTGATCGAGGCAGACGGCTCAAAAGGGAAGCCTCTCAAGTATCCTGCGAACTACGAACCTGTGATCCCATCCTTTTCTGACCGGGTAATCCTTATAGCCGGACTCGATGCCTTGTCAGGACGACTAGACGAGCAGGTATTCAGGCATGAACTTTTCGAACGAGCGACCGGCACGCGGGCGGACGCGCATATCACACCTTCTCTATTCCTGCGCTTCATGGAAGACGACGCGATGATGAAAGGGGTGGACCGCGACAAATGCGTGATTGTCCTGAACAAGTATGACGCGTGCGCTGAAAAACACGCGGTACCTGGCATTGCGAAAGCAGTACTGGAAGCGTCGGGGGTCGGTCGTGTACTGGTCTGCAGCATACTATTTGAGACATACTATGATGTCATACGAGTGTAG